The genomic region aaaatgtaataataaataaataaataaataaacacactgcCAGCTGCATCTCCAGGAGATGAACATTGTGCATAATATTCTAAATGttggttaaccccttaaaatcccagacttattacatactaaggcttattattcagtaacttcagggGCCTTAATGcagactggctgagctattcttatgctatagaggtgtgtaataaCATTTTGGGCCTGcagtaaagaaacaaacttcagagatcaaacatgtcttgattgATTGACTGTGATTGGAGTAATGGGAAAATTGGGTACGTTTGGTTTTTTGGTGAACCATTCTTTAAGTCTTACTGAAATATCAGGTATGCGGAACATCACACAGTATGGCTGGTGAAACCAACACAGATAAATAGTGCTGGGCAGTATTAATCAAATTACGTatcactgtattttttaaaatatataatggcATCATGGTACCACATGATATTTAAATTGTTTCCTACTAGAACACTATGCTAAAAGAATGTCTTACAAACCTGACATGGCTGGGTTTGAttgcactgttttgttttgttttcttctcttaaaaTTTTATTAAAGGGAACCTCACACAGTATTGTAAGTGTTAAGGTCTATGAATGGGGAACTATGTATTAGGTTTTTTATCcctttaaaaaatctaaagcaCCCAGCAAATAAGATTTTGTAATCTATCAATACTGCAAGAGCAGTGCAACACGTTGGGCACTTCCATGCTGACATTAGTTGTTGTGGACcaatcagatgttttttttttagtccgTTTCATTTTGACAGGTGTGAACTTTGCAGCCGCACTTGCACACCAAATAACCATGATCCACCAAAAGAGTCAGCTTTCAAGTGAACCCTGGTTCAGTTGATGGTGGGAACTAGGCGTGAACAATAAGACATTTTATCGCTATTTTATTGCTATTTGTGatcttttttgttattgttatacgCAATATGCTTTTGGTGGTTATTGTTAGTGCTTAAGGATCACTAATCCTCTGCATGTTTCATGACAGAGAGCATAATTTGCCTTGTGTATTTGAGTTCAGTGCAGGGTAGAAATTTTGGATAATAATCATTGTATTAATAGTTTTTGatagcagtttttaaatgtgacactagTGGCAAAATACTAAGATATATATCGGATATTGTGAAAATTTCTTTCAGCATTGTAATATACTGTTCTTTCCATATTGCCTACCCCCTCTGAGAATCCATATTAAAGATGGTCTGCAGCAAATGATGGAATTCAGCATCAGGGAATGCATTCCTCTCCTTATGGCAGCACAGCAGCACAGTCTGAATAATTTgcctgttttaacatttgactCTCGGCAGATGCTCGTGTCGTTCTTGCAGCATGAGCTGCTGCTAATAATGGCAGACGAGTAATAAACTAATGGCGAAGCAATGCATTTGACTTTGGCACATGGGATGCAATTTTGGCCAAGCGTTAGAGATCTGTTTAAATTCACATCGACAGTCCAGTCAAACATAACGAAGCAGAGATCAGGAGCGAGAAtaaggtttatttttattgcactgATTATGATGCATGTAGACATTTAAGCCTCTCAATTTTCATGGGTAGGATAATACATTCATGTCAAGAATATATGTGAGAGATAGATATGGccagttaaaagttaaaaactgTCGCTTTTTTGCACTAATGGAGGCAAATGTGAAGGTAGCTGAGCACTTGCCAGTGTCCCTGTATCTGAtaattaaagacattttcatgatacacaatgtGCACTAGTAgtgcaacatttaaaaacagccgTTTTAAATTCTGGGCATgctttttattcagcatttcgCATACTGCACTTCACTAAAGCCAGTTAAATAGAATGGTTATGTTCTCCATTTAATGGAGCATACAGTTGGACAGTGTACTGAAGATGAAATATTGCCATATTGCTCATCCCTACCTCTGTGTATAAACTGGTGCACTTTGCACTGTTGAAGTGTGAAACCAAGTCAGCCAAATTGAAAAAAGTACAATGTCACAAATAAAGGTTTGGACTTTAGGAAACAAGCTAGGTGTCAAAACAGCCTTATACCACTATTGTTGGTATAGACAATACAGAACTAAAAAATAGTAAGGCGAAGTCCTTAAAACTTCACATCTCAATTTATAGAGGGAGAGTTTTGCTTTAAGGGTCTTTGCGGTCTAAAAGTGGCACAGTAAATACAGTGAGCCAAAATCCCAAAGGGCCTGAGAGACAATAGAGTCTGTACAATCAAAATATCTTCTCTCCTCATTCATCTATGTTCCTTAACCAGGAGGAGCTCATAGAGGAAGGCAACATGGCACATCCAGGGCTGAGCATTAGTTCAAATTGGACCATCCCTCAGacttttgtgcttttaaatgttGCCCAGCGCCTTCAAGAATGTCAGAACAAGAACATATTTCTCTATTTGCAAGGTTTCATCATTTTGAAGTGAATACATGCATGGTTTTTGACCATGAGTGTTTTCTTATCTCATATGATACATCCAGTATAATTAAGCATGTGAGTCATGATAAGTTCAGATTTACTTTCATGAACAATAGAATTTTCTCCATGCAGTTGCTTTGTTGTGAATAATTGGTCCTGAATCGCAAGACTGGTCTGGGCTGTACTCGTCGTCAAAATAGCTTTGAGGATGACTCATTCAGATTGAGTGTAAGAAATCCTGATTATTCTTTGACTGCAGTGGAGCATGACAGGAAGGAAATCCTTTGCTATGCACGAGTGCATGTATAAATCAAGTCTATTCCCATCTCTTGCTAATATTTTCAAGGTTTTTAGCTCAAATTTGGATAGAGCACAAAAGAGAAATACACTGTGGCCAAGATATTTCTTCATAATagcatttgctgaatttagttAATTTCATGCTTTGATACTTCTAAAATATTTCTCCCCCCACAGGTTCTTGTCAACATAGGAAACTATTTCACTTTGGAGTCTGTATTTCTGTCCCCTCGGAAAGGCATCTACAGCTTTAACTTTCATGTTATTAAAGTATACCAGAGCCAGACCATACAGGTGAGAATGCAACAGACAATGCTTTGCAGACGTATATACAAatattaagtaatttttttttaactagctgaaaatgcatgcatgtgtttgtgcatgAATGTAAGACCATCATAAAAAAGTAGAACAAGTGCTGCTACTTTTAAGTGCcaggtcattttaaaaaaaggtacATCTTGTAGGACAAACATGTGATAGATGTAGTAGCTAAGTGTCCCATGTGCTTGTAAAAGTCCAGCTGCACTTATTTGACCGTGATTTTTATGTGGCTTTGCCCTCCACTGTCTTTCAGGTGAACTTGATGCTAAATGGGAGACCAGTCATCTCTGCCTTTGCGGGTGACAAAGATGTTACACGTGAGGCTGCTACCAACGGGGTTCTCCTGTACCTGGACAAGGAAGACAAGGTTTACCTGAAACTGGAGAAGGGAAATCTGGTTGGTGGGTGGCAGTACTCCACCTTTTCTGGCTTCCTCGTCTTTCCTCTGTGAAGAAGAGGCGAGCGACTCTGCCACCTCCGCCGCAGGCCAACAACTTACCATCATTTTGTAACCAATCTGTCAGCATTAACTGGAAGTACCCGAATGGAGGCGTTCTTCCAGACGCTCATTAACTGTTGCCTAAAGGAGGAAAAGGGACCATTGGAGAATTGTGGTGGCAACTCAATGTCCAGAAAGTATGGGTTCCCCTTTTCACGATGCAAACCACACATAGGGGACTGCTGCAAGTCATTGTTGCCTTCATATCTTTAGCAAATTCAGCAGAAGCATTTAGCAACTTTGAGTTCAGAGATgtggatttttattttagttttttaccATGCGTGGTTCATAGTTGCTGGTTGCGAATGAGTTTAATCAGTTACTCGTCTGTGGGGTCAGTGTATGTCGTTTATGGTTGACCGTATGTCAGATGTTTGATATGTCAGCCAAGCACTGTTTCTTTGGAATGTTACAGGGGCACAGTGTCTCCATGTTTGCACAGAAAATAGATCTCTGTTGACAAATAAGAGGATGAAATTAATTTTGcgacacaaaaagaaaacacttaaaGCAATAGGGCACTTTACAATGCATAACTAAGCAAACCCCAAGCtctgtagtgtgtgtgcgtgtgtgtgtgtgcgtgcgtgtgtgcgtgcgtgtgtgcgtgtgtgtgtgtgtgtgtgtgtgtgtgtgtgtgtgtgtgtgtgtgtgtgtgtgtgtataatttgtATAAAACTCTGGGGTAACCAACCCTGCTTCTGGAGATATACTATAGTACCATAGCACCAATAGGATTTCCCTTCTTCAGGAGCACCTGAATATTAGTATTGGATTAAAGGAATGGTGATGTGAATAATGCTATTAAATAAAGCAATTAATGAAAGCAAATTGTCACCAGTTAGCATAGCGTTGCTAAAATAAGGCCTGTGTCTGATAATGGCGAACGGAGTTTGTAGTTAAAAGCCCCCAGAGATGGTAAAAACTCATgttgttcatttattgatttatttcacgCAGACCATATCACTAGTATTCCTATATGTAAACGTAACTGAACTTTACACTTGTTGGGTGACGTGATATCCTACAACACTACTACGTTCACTGCACCTAGCTCATGGGGCATTGCGCAGATATCACGTCTTTATATGGTGTACAGTTTAGGACATCCTAAGACTTCAAGTGTTGAGAAACCTCTTAAGTGGCCACAGACATCACAGgctcagacaaaacagccttcCATGATAAAGTTCAGATTGGAAAATTTTATTAATACTATTGGCCAAATTAACCCCTTCAGTGGCCCACTggttcattacacacttctataacctaagaatagctcaaccactGAAATACCTGTAGTAACTAATGAAATACTAAACCTGGGATTTCAAGGGGTTAAAGACAACAATATACACCTTTAACTTTAATGGAACTgcgttattattattttttttttgtaccaaGATTAAGCTTCAGCTCCTGTTTACTCCTGCATCTTCTTCAGTGTTAGGGACCGTCACAAAATTACCAGAAAATTATCATTATTGCTGTGTATTCAAACGCTTTAtagaaatctaaaaaaaaacaaaaaaacaaaaggtgaTGAAAGGTAAAGAATGCACTTTTCCACATGGTTACCTGAATAATTGGATTCTGTTATCAGCACAGacctaataaaaataacaagttAGTTGACGGCAACATTGTTTGAAGCATTAGCATGTGTGGTTGAGCTGATATCAGCCTCTGGTGGAACATTTCCAGGAGCAGAGTTGGACACTCTTACTTTGATTGGAGTCTGTTGATAATTTCTCAAGAATCTGTGATATCGGTGTGTTTTGGGAGTCATTATCACCCTTTAATCTTTTTCATATTTCAGGGACCTCGagatatgaaacaaaaaaatgactattatttttaattatggcATTACACTGCCAGTAGAGCCAGGTGTATTTAGTGTTTTCGTCTTATGTATTTTCACTACAGTATCTCTGCAAAGTGCTGTACTGGAAACAATTCTGGTGTGTGCACACAAATTCCACAAAAATAATAGAAGTGAAGTGACACTAGAGTGTTCACTGAGCATCACAAAGTGTAGACTTTAAATAGCAACAGAAAACAGTTCCATGAAAGCCCATTGGCTTTCATTATAAGCATGTTTGGAGGCAActgttttttggtttatttactAAATACAGGGAAATGCGCTGAATATTATCCCTGGTTAGCAGTCATATGCTGCAGATACAACAAGCAGACATTAAGTTGAAAAACGAAAGAATGACAAAACAGTTAAACAACAGactgcatttaattaaaaatcgCTTAGTTGTTTCTCAGTAATGAATACTCGTTATATCAGTATTCATTTCTAGTTCCAAAGAACAGTTAAAGCTCACATTTCTAGCCTAAATCTTGCTTTGATTTACAGGCTGTTGATAATTCAACTGGAATCAATGCTCCAATTTTTCAGATTCTGGTGAATAATTTTGCTCTAGCAAACAGGCAATAGAGGATGATTggatataaaacaaatataaacctAAATAAGCATTCGCAGAATATAAAGGCATTACAGACAACCACAAAGACTGTCTATAGGCTGCAGGTGGTGTAGGGTGAGCTGTATTATTGGAGAAGAGTCATCAGTAGTGGTTTTGTTTTACTAAGCAGAACTGAACAATGTGCTCAAATGATTGAATTTGCAGTGAATTATGATGAGCAGTATTGCTGAGGTGTTAATGAACATATGGAAGATATGTGAATATAAGCATTACTTCATTCCTGGCCTCACTGTAATCTATACCATGACACACAAAACAAATCGTAAAATTGCCCAATGTTTTTATAGCCAATGATGTTACActgcttaaaaaagatggtttctcaagcacacacagaaaaagtTGCTTGTCACACCTTCTCTGGTGTTCACAGCTCAGTCGTACATCAGACAAGATTGCTTTATTAGTTATGTATTGGCGACAGCTGGGCGATCCTGTTTATCTGCAGCTGCTGCTTGATTTGTAGTCTGTGAGTGCTCTGCCCATAGCTTTCTGTGGTACTGGCCTTTCGGATTACCTCTAGATGATTATTTTGCCCTCAAAACGTATTTAAAAACCGTGACTCGGGTTTGCTTGCGTGCAATATATATAAACGCAGAGTGTTCGATTTTCACTGTCGTCCGTTTACAGGCACCTTTTGTTTCGAGAGATGTTAAAATATTCTAAATGTTAAAGTTCAGAGAGAAAGCGGATGCTCAGCGAAGCACGCCATTTCAAGAAACAAAAGCTTTTTGGCTTGGCTCAGAGTTGCACATCTGAAGTAAAGGCCCTCTAGATGATGCAGCAACTTGAATAATGTGAGAAGAATGtggtggaggaaaaaaaaaagcactgtcCTCAACATtctttcccaactttttttgtcCTAATTGCAGTGCGGGACTCTCTAGGTAATTGGATCACAATGGATATTTTCTTAGTATTTATATCATGTGACTCATCCTcttgcatttattttgtgtaaatactCTCTTTTATGAAAAAGTCGCTATTGCGTATTGTTCCACTGTGCTTGGACATTCAGAGTCCCTAGGTAATATTACGCATAGACAAATCACGCTAATACTCTTGAATGGAGAGGCGGTCATTTATCTGCCAGGCATCATAAAGAGCTGAAACTGAGTTCTTTACTCGGTCTGATTGTAAATGCTGTGCTGAGTGGAGCGCTTCACTTTGCTTACTGCGTATTGATTTGTGGTCAGCGCAAATGGATCATAGAAAAGAACGATATTGAAGCCTCACTGTCTGTTGGCAAGCTGACAGCTGGTACTGAATGTTAAAGAGGAGTTAAAGGTGACTCTGGCATTAAAGGAACACTGGTAATAAACAAAACTACAGCAAAGGTTCCTACATGGTTCTTGGCTCGTGTGTAGGattctaggaaaaacctttaGTTTATGTtgaatctttacattatgtagaggTTATTTAAACTGTTAAAGTGTTCGTCACACTTGCACATCTCATCTTAGACGtctcaaaaaaggttcttcaaagaatCGTCCATTGAAAGGTGCTTTAGGGGACCAAGGGcatttttttcacttcataCAGTATTGGCACAAGATGAATGGAACTGCTTTTTCTAGTGGCCATTGCTCCAAGTTTTATGGTTTTTGGTATATGCTCAAGACTGATACCAACAGGACCTACTGGTACTTGCGGTTGTTCTCATTTGCGCTTGGAAACACTTGCAGCTGTAGCATGCAGCAATTTAgcatatttgtttctttttcaggGGAAGACAAATTCACCAAGCACCATTACACAACTAGTAAGTCCATCAAAATCTGAACTAGAATGCTATATTTATATGAAATAAGCTAGCTTGGAAGCCAGAAACAATGCTATTAGCATTTATAGCAGTCTCCACAGAATGGTTTTGCACGTTTTCCACTCTTGACAGGAACAAATGAAGCTTTGCTTGATTCGATACTGGATTCTGTGTGAAGGGAGACGTGTGAGTGCAGCAAAGTGAATTGTATTATTTAACGTCAGCATAACTATTGTTAAACCAAACTACGTAGTAAGCAACAAGGCTAATTCGTTAGTTAGTTTAAATGTGGACATTTTGAGTGGGTGAGCGCAGTATGTTGTTCAATTTTAGTTAAGTAAGTAGCATAAGATGTTTTAGAGAGGTTAATCACAGTTATTATGATGGTTCCAGCTGTCTGAAGCAGGTGAACAATGAACTAGACATAAATCGGTAAGTTCTGTTGgtcagttgtttttttaatgtgtggTGGGAAAATGACCCCAAagtctaaagaaccttttctggcACCTTTGTTTGTGAATTTGAAGATAACAATATTCTTGTTTATACAACCCAGCCTTTCCCCGCTCTTCTCCAAGACAGTATGTCTTTGTCACCACCACATGTACCCCACTAGTTCACTTCTCACTGTTCACTCACTATTAGTTCACTGTTTTGAGGTCTGAACATGGcaaaatatatgtattatatcaGCAGTTGAAGGAAAATCTTGGCATTCATGTTGTACCACCTGGATTGTTGGTGCTTGAGCAGCCGAAAGGGACTGAGACTGTGATGGTTCCAGCGTTTTTTGAAGAGGTGGATTTCGAGCCAGTGGACCTGCTTGTGTAAACAGCACGGTGAATGCAGAGGAACACGTAACTGCAGTCGTCTGGGGCGGCTTCATCCATGCGGCAGATGGAAATGTATCGGCTCTGAATGCAGGCTGCCACTTTTTGTCCTTTAACACTCCCCTTTTTCATCTTTTGGATTTTCATCTTTCATTGCGTTTACAAGAGAGACCACACAAGAGCCAGCAAGTGACAGATATTTGATCGTGCGAGACTCTAAAATGGTTGAAGACAAAATAAGGACGCATTGGGAAAAAAAGTGTCAAACATACTCGCGCTGCAATGCGCAAACATGATGCGCCATGGAGCGCTGTGTTATTGCAAAGGGGACAGCATCTGGTCCATGTAATCGATTCCACTGATCGTTAACATGTATCCGACCACATGGTTGGATTGTGACTGACTTTTTCAAAAAGCCTTTAAAGAGTCATTATGTGTTTCTGTCCAATTAAATCAAAGCATCTGTGATTAACTGTGGTCCCTGTTGATTTGAAAGTCGGATTGGGCAGCCGCTGCCCAAGGCGAAGAGTGGACgagattatttttttgtatgcCGTGTCCAGCTGCTCTCATACTGTAGAGCCTGGAGGGGCAGGAAAGGAGAATCCATACACTGTAATTGTAGTGAGACCTCAGGTTTCAGAAGGCAGTAGGCTAACAATGATTCCATCTACAGATCTCAAAGAATGTTGatcagggctgcacaatatggacaaaatacaaaTGCAATTCTGTTGCTACTAGAGGTGTAAATATCTGACCTTATGACCTGAATTTTAGATTTCACCACAATTCAGTTTAATTACAATGGTATGATTctgtatcattttaaaaatactctgcatacacaaatatttacacagCAGAAGAATCTAGATAATAATAACAGTGTCATTTGGAGTATGCTGATTGGTTTATACTGGACCCacatatttcattataaattCATAAGAACATTTAGAAAATTGCTAATAGTTCCATGAAACAACTTtaaatacagggtgagtcaaaagtcacaggacaccatttattttattttattttttatgctgtcacaagcctccacgatgcgctGCTGAAGGtagtgtttgttgcagattttctcagcatacacaatttgttagAGATGACCCCAGATataaaagttgataataaaataaaaaataaaataaaataaaacggtgtcctgtgacttttgactcaccctgtactaTTAAACTACCTGTAAGAAAATACTAGGGATATAATGATATGGGAATTGtctgatattttacatttatgacaaTTTATCTGCCAGTGCTTATACataaatataagcaaaatgTAGAAACttggaataaaagaaaaaaacttttttttggcttataatgcattaaaattaataaaatggaaACAGCAGCCGAGCATCGCCTAAATACTCTGCTCTCCAAAAGTAcattaaatatcaaatattggtttgaaatgtTCTCTGTCTGATGATACGATTCTCATATTATTGTGCATCCATAGATACAGGAGTAGGCAGATAGAAAAAATTGCACTAGCCACTGACCCCAATGAATCTTGTGTCCAGCTAAGAATTTGTGGCCAGAATAATAGAAACACTTTTATCCTAAATAAATTATATCATTGTTCAGTACCAAAAAACAGTCAGATGTTGTTGGAAATATTAAAGACCTCACATTAAATAGAACACTGCCATCATGTTAGCTATAACGGTGATTACAGTTGGCGAATTCTGATGAAATCAGATCTGAGGCAGTTAGTTCTATATTTAACTAAAGGGGGCTGTGGCTCAGGTGGGAGTAATGGTCTTGATGaatatttgtgaatgtgtgaacaTTTAAATGGTGTGCTGGATtgttaaaagggaaaaaagaaatatcCAAGACAAGGAATAAAAAGGCATTTTAGTGAATGTGAACTGAACTATTATGACCAGGGGCACTGGGCATTAGGCAATTTCTTCATCTGCCTAGTAAATAAAAGTTAGATctacttttaattattaaagCTTGAAGAATCCTTATGTTTGCAAAAATCCAGAATGGGAGCTCCTTATTAACACTGTGCACTGCTAAACCCCTAATTGTAATATATTGACTGTGATATGCCTGTCAATGTATCAAATGTAATTGTGAGCCCTTGATAAGACAGTTAAAAACGGGCCTTCACAATTTGAAAAAacgtatttgtatttattgtattatatgaGTACCTCGatttgttgagaaaaaaaacgtCATAAAGGAACGTTTGAGGTTAATCAGTCAGTAACTACTACTGACAAAGATTGTGCAGTCCTGTGGTGTGTTCTAGTTACTTAGCTGCAACTATCTACTTACTGGCCATTATATCAGAAACACTatccatataggtgcacttatAGGTTCAGGTTTACAGATTGTAAGAAATCTGTTCCTGTGCAGCTGTTTGCTACCCTCTACCTCAACTATCAGTGGAAAAAGCCCAACACAGGACCACCGCTGACTGGATGTTATTTGGGAGGTGGACCATTTGGTTGCATGGGAGTGACACCAACATGTTGGTGGCTTGGTAGTGCGTtgctcagtgtcactgttgggCTGACCACAAATGTCCAGCCATCAGTTGTCctttggtcagaaactgaccattgatgaagggctagagcaCTGGTTCTTAACCGTTGTCCTAGAGGCCCCTGACTCTGCACAATATTCCGCCCTAATCAGGAGCTGGGCGAGGATTAGGAGTATTCCAAGTGCCCTGAAGGAACAGTGTTTTTAGCAAGTGATTACTCAAAAGATTCTTAATTGACATGCTGCattcattaaataataattaaagacTAATTTTAAATTGCCAAAAACAATGCTTCCTGCATCCCTCTAGTGGGCCTTCTGCATAAATGTTCAGTGGATTAGCTCACAGCTCACAGAACGagaattttgtttttagttcAAATGAAGATGCAGCTAAAAACATCAGGTATTCAAAAATggcatgaaaaaaaatgataaggAACAAAGAAAACAAGGTAGACCCCAGTTTTTGGGGTAAATGTGGATTAGCAATATATTTTCGCTGTCAGAAGTCTGTGGTGActatacaggagaaggaaaaaccgtTCTTATTTTGTAATGAAATTCAATGTAACAAGCTTTTTTCAAGACTTTTTAACCATTTCTGTTaatccgttcatcatgaaattgtaacACAGTGCAAAGGGTGAGTGTAGCTttcaaaaaatgcagaaaagtaaacagaaatggagatgcgaGGCTTTTGCACAATAGTGACAATATACTAGAGCTGTTAATGGTAAGGAGGTGCATTTTTATCgcctttcctgaaaaatgagtagtgCAGAATACCCACTGTGTTTGGACTAAGATGTCCTGCTCTCGCGACCACTAAAATGTAACAGTTTAACTTGACAGTGAAGGTGAAGTAGAAAGCAGTTCAGTGTCTGCAGTGTATGCTAAGGACTTGCCTCCCCTTGTATCTTTGGGTCTAGGTAAACCAGAATATTTCTATAGCTGGATAATGTAATATGTTCATGTAGATTTTAATTGGCTTTGAGCCATTGATCTGTCCATTAGAGAGTTTTGCTTCAACTGTCAAGACGCATTTGAAAAACAATTTTCAGTTGCATACAGTTTATTGATATGCAGTCATGTTGCTTGCATTCATATTCACAGCTGCATGCAGTTGGAAATATCCAATTATACAGAACtataacaacataaaaaatagGGTTATGGAAAAATATTGGTACATTTTAATGTTGTGACATGTGCTGCTACTGGAAATGAGGTTAGGAACCCATCCATGAAATATTTAGGCGGTCTAAAATTCCTCCCGGTACTGCTGGCTTAAACCCACCCACCTAAATTGGTGCTTGTGAAAGAACTGTTTATTTGGATAACTGCTAAAATATGCAGAGCAGATGGCCTCCAATATCAAGACTGAGAACAAAAGGCTAGAGCAGTGGTCAGCAActctgctcctggagatctacttccCTATAGACTTCAGCTCCAACCCTAACTGGGTCCACCTGATCCATCTCATTACTGCCTTCAGAAGTCCTTGGTAAGATGAATGAAGCACGTTGGATTTGGGTTGGAGGTCAAACCTGCAGGAAACTTAGATCTCCAGGAATCCCAGGTTAATGGGGTGTGGCGGTGTTGGTGACCATTGGTCTGGAATATGGCTAGCATGGAATAAGATGACCTTTAGAATGTAGCTTTATATCGAGGTGTACCACAAATTAAGTTTGTcaaataaagtggtcagtaaatATCTTGTTCACTGTCTATTGTAGAACATCTTAGAATTAGACAGCTACTGGGTAACTATGCTATGAAAGAGCATCTCTGTCCTAGCTAATGGGATGCATCCATTCCCAAACATGTACATTTGTCACACTGTAGATTTTAGGCAGATTAGTTTAAAATGCCACAAGGGAGCACTGAAGAGtttctaattattatttatCTCAGAACTGGCCTTTGGCTATAGCCATAGTTAAGATCTTTTATAATCCAAAATAGATGAATTCACATATGGCCTGGAGAATGTAGACTGTACTATAATACCCAAACCCACAATGCTTCTCTTTCAAGAGTGAAAGACAGCCTTGTGTGtccttttaaaacttttaaaccttttaaaaagaagaaatcacaAAAGAAAACTGAAGAAACTTCTACATCGctcgcttatccttctgggagCTGGAGCGTATC from Pygocentrus nattereri isolate fPygNat1 chromosome 9, fPygNat1.pri, whole genome shotgun sequence harbors:
- the cbln4 gene encoding cerebellin-4, with protein sequence MPGNRVTHDCVALLIGAVVLVAAQNDTEPIVLEGKCLVVCDSNPATERRGSSSPLGISVRAANSKVAFSAVRSNNHEPSEMSNKTRIIYFDQVLVNIGNYFTLESVFLSPRKGIYSFNFHVIKVYQSQTIQVNLMLNGRPVISAFAGDKDVTREAATNGVLLYLDKEDKVYLKLEKGNLVGGWQYSTFSGFLVFPL